One part of the Glycine soja cultivar W05 chromosome 11, ASM419377v2, whole genome shotgun sequence genome encodes these proteins:
- the LOC114373253 gene encoding uncharacterized protein LOC114373253, translating to MDRFVFKGWTIGNGDTETRFFSWYRFGLFFEKDKVITAINQWYFKQLDVNNAFLHGDLNEEVYMTLLQGMQVAKPRQCASDHSLFLKHGYKTITALLVYVDDIVLSGNDLAEIQSITQLLDNAFKIKDLGDPRYLKGTPGVGISFSVASNIHLKGFSDLDWAGCIDTKRSIIGYAIYIGDSFISWKSKKQAIVSKSSS from the exons ATGGACAGGTTTGTGTTCAAAGGTTGGACCATTGGAAATGGGGACACAGAAACTCGTTTCTTCTCATGGTACCGGTTCGGTCTCTTCTTCGAGAAGGACAAAGTCATTA CTGCTATCAATCAGTGGTATTTTAAGCAATTGGATGTGAACAATGCTTTCTTACATGGTGATCTAAATGAAGAGGTGTACATGACTCTTCTTCAAGGCATGCAAGTGGCAAAACCAAGGCAA TGTGCTTCTGATCATTCATTGTTTCTTAAACATGGTTACAAGACAATCACTGCTCTGCtggtctatgtagatgacattgTCTTATCGGGTAATGATCTAGCTGAGATTCAAAGCATTACACAACTATTGGACAATGCTTTCAAGATAAAGGACCTAGGTGATCCAAG ATACCTCAAGGGAACTCCAGGGGTAGGGATCTCTTTTTCTGTTGCAAGTAATATTCATTTAAAAGGCTTTAGTGATTTAGATTGGGCAGGTTGCATTGACACCAAAAGATCTATCATTGGCTATGCAATATACATTGGTGATTCATTTATCTCGTGGAAATCCAAGAAGCAAGCCATTGTGTCCAAAAGTTCATCATAG